In Neoarius graeffei isolate fNeoGra1 chromosome 9, fNeoGra1.pri, whole genome shotgun sequence, one genomic interval encodes:
- the LOC132891709 gene encoding immunoglobulin superfamily member 3, whose protein sequence is MVLLQPQMWQLLLMCLGGLLQTNVCGGQQSVQIQDGPLYRVKGFPMSISCNVSGLKDTRTQTFEFLVYKPQKPDHAIQIISTNDPNYAYAVYNTRVREKNIVIERLSGTSVIFHIKSLKAEDSGKYECYTPNTDTAYLGLYSAATTVNVIEDTLMASYSGPASHSISEGESLQLECQVSSQTFQHTHLSVTWYLRGSTNTRPIISLDRDLTVRPGPDFDDRYRSGLIHMEKIEDTTYRLKISQVQQSDSGEIYCQADEWVQDPDRAWFRICHKNTTSSNIEVKALDTAPRVGSFVTQIRVLKGVLKEGDVMEIHCSIEAQNLPGYFFSMTWLRNNVEVAQIGPSGVLSVANTYVKRENDGELRPVKKGDRTFVLTLQPVRAEDQGVYHCKAVQEEKTETGSFIRGKSQLSHEETVNIRAKESGLSVVMTKQQVNVIEGEALQISCSVSGAKGLLSVSWQHKKFTGSSFSDVIALSREGVMGAVGAQYEHRDLRTFRSNATDFILELNGALLSDSGEYMCTVSEWSMESNDNLKKVNSQSQQGQVSVNSIDSLIKVSLKSRDINAFENSVIKLICSVKAPKVALAVTWKFEPHSTTAQKDIICSDQTGGISCGAEQQDYQLETQVRELGTDYILKVLRASKRQEGRYKCQIDAYNKNIQKSKKLSNTLAVSIRRPVSKLFVSTTFKSPLNIQANSDRLIDCLVTSATSNSSRFEVTWTHGSQTLLKMDPEGVVTLEMDERISMRRTKRETFQLMIQQVKSTDSGQYHCSVQEWIEDPDGIWYSLDTKSVTMEINVFEKESDFSIDKSNVQLEATEGEHVKLSCSLGPGGLDPTFRYSLSWFFQKQDQSLSTVKLLTYSHDGRLQFQESDSELQHRLYFSRPTINVFHLSILNSIPSDSGSYYCQVDQYQADCKSKWERKASDKSGFINVSVHVLESKLQVHKASRFLNISDIQTGFMVECEINSRSSDKSVFEVTWSRRQRDERPLTIFTASRDGTLRTTILDRTLVYDRPSTTRYTLTVPNVDPSDNGQYQCQVVEWLQTAANTWRKVAEDKSGELSISVEAEMKSSVGAFTLETPVTQKNSIEGEQLSISCSINTDKMDPTFHYTLMWFVEKQGSSANTFLLSHTYNGHLQYQSENQQLTGRLQFSRPTDKTFYLTILNLDPSDSGNYQCRVEQYQLGCEGKWEKRGSPQMVSTLVNVHKIESKLQVHKVSRFLNISDIQTGFIVDCEINSRSSDKSVFEVTWSRRQRDEPPLTIFTASRDGTLHSTILDRTLVYDRPSTTRYTLAVSNVDPSDNGQYQCQVVEWLQTAANTWRKVAEDKSGELSINVHEAVLYEKACSSGVILGSLIPLLCLLFVVVIILLIKVQKTSSTSKKQKDSLWAENTPLNAITETGKE, encoded by the exons ATGGTTCTTCTTCAGCCTCAGATGTGGCAGCTCCTGTTGATGTGCCTCGGAGGACTCCTGCAGACTA ATGTTTGTGGAGGTCAGCAGTCAGTACAGATCCAGGATGGTCCATTGTACCGTGTTAAGGGATTTCCAATGTCCATCTCCTGTAATGTTAGTGGCCTTAAGGATACAAGGACTCAAACTTTTGAATTTTTAGTCTATAAACCACAGAAACCAGATCATGCAATCCAGATTATCAGCACGAATGACCCAAATTATGCTTATGCAGTGTACAATACAAGAGTGCGTGAGAAAAACATAGTGATTGAAAGGCTGTCAGGGACTTCGGTTATCTTCCACATTAAGTCTCTGAAAGCAGAAGATTCTGGAAAATATGAATGTTACACTCCAAATACAGATACGGCGTATTTAGGACTCTACAGTGCGGCAACAACAGTGAATG TGATTGAGGATACTTTGATGGCATCCTACTCTGGACCTGCGTCTCATAGCATCTCTGAGGGTGAATCCCTTCAACTAGAATGCCAAGTCTCCAGTCAGACCTTCCAACACACTCATCTGTCTGTCACATGGTATCTGCGTGGTAGCACTAACACCAGGCCTATCATCAGTTTGGACCGAGATTTAACCGTGAGACCTGGACCAGATTTTGATGACAGATATCGTTCTGGGCTCATACATATGGAGAAGATAGAAGACACCACCTACAGACTCAAGATAAGTCAGGTACAGCAGTCTGACAGTGGCGAGATCTATTGCCAGGCTGACGAGTGGGTCCAAGACCCAGATCGCGCTTGGTTTAGGATTTGTCACAAGAACACCACAAGCTCCAACATAGAGGTCAAAGCTCTAG ACACAGCTCCTAGAGTGGGATCTTTTGTTACTCAAATTCGGGTTCTGAAAGGGGTCCTTAAGGAAGGAGATGTGATGGAGATCCACTGCAGCATTGAGGCTCAGAACCTTCCTGGATATTTCTTCTCCATGACTTGGCTGAGAAACAACGTGGAAGTGGCTCAAAttggtccctctggtgtgctgtCTGTAGCCAACACCTACGTGAAAAGAGAAAATGATGGTGAGCTGAGACCTGTGAAGAAGGGGGATAGAACCTTTGTTCTCACTCTCCAACCAGTTAGGGCTGAAGATCAGGGTGTGTATCATTGCAAAGCTGTACAAGAGGAGAAGACAGAGACTGGGTCCTTTATCAGAGGAAAAAGCCAGCTATCACATGAAGAAACTGTAAATATCAGAGCCAAAG agagtgGTTTGTCTGTGGTCATGACAAAGCAGCAGGTTAATGTGATTGAAGGAGAAGCACTACAAATCAGTTGCAGTGTCTCTGGAGCCAAAGGGCTGCTGTCTGTGTCATGGCAGCACAAAAAATTTACAGGCAGCTCTTTCAGCGATGTCATAGCCCTGAGTCGTGAGGGGGTGATGGGAGCTGTCGGGGCTCAGTATGAACACAGAGACTTGCGTACATTTCGTTCTAATGCTACTGATTTCATTTTGGAGTTAAATGGAGCTCTTCTGTCTGACAGCGGGGAATATATGTGCACTGTGTCTGAGTGGAGCATGGAGAGCAATGACAACCTGAAGAAAGTGAACAGCCAGTCACAGCAAGGCCAGGTTTCTGTTAATTCTATTG ATTCTCTCATAAAAGTGAGCCTGAAAAGTCGTGACATAAATGCATTTGAAAACTCGGTAATAAAATTGATTTGTTCAGTAAAAGCACCTAAAGTTGCCTTAGCTGTGACTTGGAAGTTTGAACCACACAGTACAACTGCTCAAAAAGACATTATATGTAGTGACCAGACTGGGGGCATATCCTGTGGAGCAGAGCAGCAGGACTATCAGCTAGAAACTCAAGTGCGAGAATTAGGCACAGATTATATTCTCAAGGTGTTGAGAGCAAGTAAGCGGCAAGAGGGACGTTACAAGTGCCAGATTGATGCATATAACAAAAATATTCAGAAAAGCAAGAAACTGTCCAATACACTGGCCGTCTCTATACGCAGACCTG TCAGCAAACTGTTTGTCTCCACCACCTTTAAGTCTCCTCTGAACATCCAAGCTAATAGTGACAGACTGATTGATTGCTTGGTGACCTCAGCAACCTCTAATTCTTCCCGTTTTGAGGTAACATGGACACATGGTTCACAAACTCTGCTGAAAATGGATCCAGAAGGGGTGGTCACTCTGGAGATGGATGAAAGAATCAGCATGAGAAGGACCAAGAGAGAGACCTTCCAATTGATGATACAACAGGTGAAATCAACAGACAGTGGACAGTACCACTGTTCAGTACAGGAATGGATTGAAGATCCTGATGGCATCTGGTATAGCCTTGACACAAAGTCTGTCACGATGGAAATAAATGTCTTTGAAAAAG AAAGTGATTTCAGCATTGATAAATCTAATGTTCAGTTGGAGGCCACagagggagaacatgtgaaactgagCTGCTCACTGGGGCCTGGTGGACTTGACCCCACATTTCGTTACTCTCTGAGCTGGTTCTTTCAAAAACAAGATCAGAGTTTGTCCACAGTTAAGCTCCTTACCTACAGCCATGATGGACGTCTACAGTTCCAAGAATCTGATTCAGAACTTCAACATAGACTTTATTTCTCCAGACCCACAATTAATGTCTTCCATCTGTCCATCTTGAATTCCATCCCATCTGACAGTGGAAGCTATTACTGTCAGGTAGATCAGTATCAGGCTGATTGTAAGAGCAAATGGGAAAGGAAAGCAAGTGACAAATCAGGTTTTATCAATGTCAGTGTACACGTTCTAG AGAGTAAGCTGCAAGTACACAAAGCCAGTCGCTTTCTCAACATTAGTGATATTCAGACTGGCTTTATGGTGGAATGCGAGATCAACTCCCGCTCCAGTGATAAGTCTGTGTTTGAAGTGACCTGGTCCAGGAGGCAGAGAGATGAACGTCCCCTGACCATTTTCACTGCAAGTCGAGATGGCACTCTACGTACTACAATCCTTGATAGAACTTTAGTGTATGACCGACCCAGTACCACCCGCTACACACTCACTGTGCCCAATGTTGATCCCTCTGATAATGGCCAGTACCAGTGTCAGGTTGTGGAATGGCTACAGACAGCTGCTAACACTTGGAGGAAGGTGGCTGAAGACAAATCAGGAGAACTTTCTATTAGTGTAGAGGCTGAGATGAAATCAAGTGTAGGTGCTTTCACTTTGGAGACTCCTGTCACTCAGAAGAACTCCATAGAGGGAGAGCAGCTGAGCATTAGTTGTTCTATTAATACTGATAAAATGGACCCCACCTTCCACTACACTCTCATGTGGTTTGTGGAGAAACAGGGATCCAGTGCCAACACTTTTTTACTAAGCCATACCTATAATGGCCATCTACAATACCAATCAGAGAACCAGCAGCTCACTGGGAGGCTACAGTTTTCTCGGCCCACAGACAAAACCTTTTATCTTACTATTTTAAATTTGGATCCATCTGATAGTGGAAACTACCAGTGCAGGGTTGAACAGTACCAGCTTGGCTGTGAAGGCAAGTGGGAAAAGAGAGGATCTCCACAAATGGTTTCAACTCTGGTCAATGTGCACAAAATAG AGAGTAAGCTGCAAGTACACAAAGTCAGTCGCTTTCTCAACATTAGTGATATTCAGACTGGCTTTATAGTGGATTGCGAGATCAACTCCCGCTCCAGTGATAAGTCTGTGTTTGAAGTGACCTGGTCCAGGAGGCAGAGAGATGAACCTCCCCTGACCATTTTCACTGCAAGTCGAGATGGCACTCTACATAGTACAATCCTTGATAGAACTTTAGTGTATGACCGACCCAGTACCACCCGCTACACACTCGCTGTGTCCAATGTTGATCCCTCTGATAATGGCCAGTACCAGTGTCAGGTTGTGGAATGGCTACAGACAGCTGCTAACACCTGGAGGAAGGTGGCTGAAGACAAATCAGGAGAACTTTCTATCAACGTCCATGAAG CTGTTTTATATGAAAAAGCATGTTCATCTGGAGTAATACTGGGCAGCCTCATTCCTCTGCTTTGCCTCCTGTTCGTGGTGGTCATAATTCTACTGATTAAAGTTCAGAAGACAAGTTCTacttcaaaaaaacagaaggactCTCTGTGGGCTGAGAATACCCCACTCAATGCGATTACAGAAACAGGTAAAGAGTAA